In Micromonospora sp. LH3U1, one genomic interval encodes:
- a CDS encoding DUF4442 domain-containing protein yields MTIDSRQVAAGMLEAVPFARTLGFEFVEVAPEAEGGVRAVVRMPDSPATHNHIGGPHAGAMFTLGETASGAVVLAAFGQLFDRAVPLAVRAEIAYRKLAMGPVLATARLGRPALEVIDELDSGRRPEFPVEVEITTEDGKPTSAMTVVWTLRPN; encoded by the coding sequence ATGACCATCGACTCTCGTCAGGTGGCGGCCGGCATGCTCGAAGCGGTGCCCTTCGCCCGTACGCTCGGCTTCGAATTCGTCGAGGTGGCACCCGAGGCGGAGGGCGGGGTGCGGGCAGTCGTCCGGATGCCCGACTCGCCGGCCACTCACAACCACATCGGCGGCCCGCACGCCGGTGCCATGTTCACCCTCGGTGAGACGGCCTCCGGCGCGGTCGTGCTGGCCGCCTTCGGGCAGCTGTTCGACCGCGCCGTGCCGCTCGCCGTCCGGGCCGAGATCGCCTACCGCAAGCTCGCCATGGGCCCGGTGCTGGCCACCGCGCGGCTCGGCCGGCCGGCTCTCGAGGTGATCGACGAGCTGGACTCCGGCCGGCGGCCGGAGTTCCCCGTCGAGGTGGAGATCACGACCGAGGACGGCAAACCCACCTCGGCCATGACCGTGGTCTGGACACTGCGACCGAACTGA